In Lolium rigidum isolate FL_2022 chromosome 3, APGP_CSIRO_Lrig_0.1, whole genome shotgun sequence, the genomic window TGTAGCTTCATGATCATTGGTCAAAATTATGTGTGCTTTCAGTGAACTACGTGGTTTCGGGTTTGTGAAATTCCGCCACCCTGAGGATGCTGCATATGCCAAGCAAGAAATGAATCATCAAGTTATATGTGGTCGAGAGATTACAATAGTCTTTGCTGAGGAGAATAGAAAAACCCCACAAGAAATGCGCTTCAGAACAAGATCAAGGTATGTATATTCTTTGTTTTATTACTTAAGCATTAGGAACAGCCGAATAGGTAGTAGATATCAAGTTTAAAATAACCAAGAGATATATTGTTGCTTCTGTTGATATGGTGGTAGGCCTATGGATGGAAACTTCAGAAGAAGGCAGTCTCTATCAAGATCCCCAAGGTCTCGTCGTCCCTGTAAGTAAAATGGAGTTTGTTTAGTCCCATATATTATAGTCTTTCATCTATTTTTCTTAATATTGTCTCTTCCCTCACAGCTTATTCCCCTGGACCATCTCCTGTTAGGCAGTACTCAAGGTTTGATCTAAAAGTTCTTCTAAAAATAGATTTGATTACCATGTTATCTTTGTTAGGGTCTGTTATTGGTTCATACTGCTTCTGTTTGAACTTTGAACACCTCTtgatcaattttatttatttgtgtTTTTTTGGCATATCCTGATGCATGTTTGGCATTTATGTTATATTGGATTCTAGTAATATGCTGCACTAGCATTGCAGGTCCCAGTTTTTTACTAGAGTGTGTTGTCCATTGTTTAAATAACATGTTAACCATCAGCCTAGCTCTGCTGAAGTGCTTAGACAAGATGGAAAGGATGTCAATGGAATAAGTACATTCAATGTCACCATgtcttgaattttcacttttgagattgaCAAAGGAATATGGTTGAATGATGTTAAACCATTCATTGGTATTGTTGCTTAATAGCTATTTAATTTTAGGTTAAGTAAAAAAGAACCTCGACTTAATTACAACCTCCTAAACATAGACACCTATTTTTCCTTATCATGTCTGTGATTCTGAAATAAAATCACCATAAAATGGGAACTCCGATTGTATTGTTTTTTATGATTAAATGACAAATACATTTTTATTTGAGCTGTTCAAGCATATGTCAGCTTTGAAACTTATTCTTAAAATGGTGTCATATAAATTATCATCTTGAATTGATAGATAAATACCCTTTATTATATGAGTGTTCCGTTTCATCATCTTGTTAGTCAGGCTCCTAGGAAAGTAACTTTCAGGAGGATTAAAATTTATGATTGTGTCATGTGGATTGCTGAATCCATTTTTTCCCTGGAAAACATAGTAAAGATTGACAATAAAATATGTTCGTTTGTATGTGCATGCCATAAGCTCTACACATCCTTAATCAATTTTTAACATTGGTAACATGTGTTAGCCCTACACATCCTTAATCAATTTTTAACATTGGTAACATGTGTTCAGTTTCACTGTTTGATGTTTGTTGATCCTTAATCAATCTCTAACATTGGCAACATGAGTTCAGTTTGACTGTTTGATATTTGTTGATGAGTTGCTATTATATATTCTGTGCTTGAAGTAAGGCTATTTAGTTGTGCTCTAATTTCACTGTTTGATGTTTGTTGATCCTTAATCAATCTCTAACATTGGCAACATGAGTTCAGTTTGACTGTTTGATGTTTGTTGATGAGTTGCTATTATATATTCTGTGCTTGAAGTAAGGCTATTTAGTTGTGCTCTAAATTATGTTGCCTTGGTTTTGTATATTATCCAGTCAACAAAGAATCTAGAGTCTAAAAGCCCAAAAGAGAATCATGATGTTTGGCGAATAAAGACCAAAGTGAAAGTACTATGACCTCCAGAGTTGGAGCATGTGAAAGGCATTACTGTTAAAGATAAAGTGGTACTAGCACTCAAGAGTAAAGATAATCTTGGCTAAGAAACCTGAGGAAAACAGTTATTTTTCAGTGAGCTGATGCTGTTGAGCCAGCAGTTGCAACACCTTAGTGCATTGCACCTTACATTTTGGGATCAAAGTGGGTAACCAATTTTGTGATGGAACAGGTAACATTGAGATCTCACGTTTCTATTCAGTTGGCTTGGCAGTAGGCATGACCAGCCAATGGTGATGTTTCTGTGCTGCATTAGCTGCTGTAGACATGTTTGTAGGTCTCCATATGTAGCTTGCTCATGATGATATCTTGTTGTTCTTATACATGTCTGGTTCATGCACTTTCTTGTTTTGCGTTCTATCAACGGGAGGTAATCAGACTTAAGGTCAAATCTTTAATTGTTTGCAGGGACAGGAACCGTAGCAAATATTCTCCTGAGGGGTCATACTCTCCACATGCTCGGGACAAGAGGCAGCATAGGGCAAATGGTCGATCTCCTAGCCCCGATGGAGATAGGCGTAGGATGTCACCCTCCAATAATGGACATGGTCCGCCAGTTGACAGGAGGAGCCCAACTTGATCTTTGCACCTAAAGGTTCCTTACTTTGTTGCTTTTATGCTCTTCTGTTGTGATTATATGGGGGACGAGATGTGACAAGGAATCAACCTAACGTTTCTTACATATATACAGACTGGGGTGAATTTCAGTTTGAGAATCCTTGATGGGGAGGTGGGAGCTGAGTACTACATTATGTCATGTAACTGTTGCAGTGCCTTCTTTTCCACTGTTTTCTAGAATAGATCGATATGTTTTGTAATGAACAGACTTGTGTTCTAAATCCAGTCATCAAGTACTTACATGTTTAATCAGAACCGTTTGTGACATCTTGTGGGATCTGTTTCCCTATATTCAACTGGTTCTTTGTGTCTTTTTGAAGTTCAATACTCGTTATTTGTTTCATTTGGCATAATATTCAGGTTGTTGGAAGTGATTAACTCTATTTAATTGTTTCCGAGTATTATTTCTTAACCAATTGTTGTCTGGGAAGTGCTAACACATGAAATAGGCTCATATCTGTTTTGGCCCTAATCACTGCTTCATTGCATAATATCCTTCATCTAGACATatggaaaaaatatgaggagttgTGTAGTTAAAACTCCTTCAAATCCGAAATTCAAATCTAGTGAATAAATAAGGATAAAATGATACAACATATAATTGGTGTTCTCTCTTTGTCAACTTGGTATGAGAAAAATCTTGTAGAATGACCTGTATACTTTTTTAAAATACCCGGGtagaaaaatagaaaatatgatatatcatcttgtgttgatattacctcattaaaaaccttaatAAAAACCTGTATAGTAAACTCATAGAGGCAAAAAAGAGTGTAATATGATGTCTTGAAAAGGATTGGTTCACGAAGATACTTTGTGAATAGACGAACAAGATTACCGTATGATTTGACTTACAAGATGTTTATTCCTCAACTCTTCTGGATACATTGATGAGATGAAATTGAGAAGAAAATGAATAGTTTGCTAGGCCTACACCCCAAGGGCCGGTTTAAATTCAACTCTCACTCAGTGTGTCTTGGCCTACACCATAAGGACCTATAACCTAGGTCATTTTTGTTGGGGGTAAAGACCCTTCTCTATCAACTGTTTTTCGTTTGTACTtattagatttttttttatctACTACTCCCTTCAACCCATAGCAAGTGTTGTGACTACTCTAATGCATTGTGCACCTAGCTAACATCTATTCTTGCCGACTCCATGTGCTAAGATCCATGATGGTGGTTTTGAAAATTAACCCTCACGAAACTTGATAACTAACATAGAGTACTCCTCGTGGATAACCACAACACAGACTTGTGGTCTCCTCAACCGTAGCAGCAGCACCTCGCATCAAGTTGAGGACGTTCTTCACAAAATGTTGCGTTAATAttgaaacaaacaaaaatggTGTAGATAGAAGTTATGTGCATAATATGTTAGGTAAAATCTGCATTTTCCACCTATAGCAGCCTCCTCCCCTCCAGTGCAGTAGGCGTACCTTAATTTAACCATGTGAATACGTAGTGGTGCCCATGGTGAAGGGAAGGAGGTGGCCACCAACGACATCCTGCCGGGGCTTAGGATGCCGTGCTCTGATGGTGAATAGTGTGGACATCTCCTAGATGTGGATGTGGTTGGGAGGCAGACAAGGAAGCCGAGAGGAGGCGCACATGACGCTTCCACCCCCGATGAGGCCTTCGACACGCTCAACAGGGAGCTCGCCACTTCGGTCGACTTGAGAAATTGCGTGCATGAGGATATAGATAAGGTTGAATGCGGGTAAGTTGGGACGTAAATGCACAACTCCTAATATACGTGAACTACAGATTGATTTGCAAATGCTTCATGGATTTTTTTCTTCATAGAATTAGATCAATTGACTTAaccaatactccctccgattcattgcTTAGGGGCGTAAAAATTATGGCGCGATTATTAAGAAAGGCATGCAGCGATCAACTGTTTCCTTCTTTGCCCATGCATGCACGCGCTCACACCttaactctctctctctcattaaCTGCCCGGCCTCTTCGTTTCTCCCTCAGGCCGCCTCCTGCAAACCCACAGTACCATGCATGGCTCCAGTTAATTCGGTCTAGCAATAGCAAAAACAATACACTCACAGGCGCATTAAAAGGCATCCTCGAAAATCGAAGCATCGCCATCGCATGGTTTTACTAATGTTGTTTGCGAGGGGAAGACGGGATGAGGGGGTATTTCTGGGAGAATAGCTCTGGTACCTAACCTGGCCGAGACCTGCGTCTTAAACTGCGAGAAAAAACCGATTTTTTTATACGCCCTAAgcaatgaaccggagggagtatatgtcaATGATTTAGAAAGTGTTGCCATGGTAGATAAAAGCATTTGACTAATATTACACGTGCAACACACGTTTACTAGTTATCCGAAGTGTCGCATATTTCGTGGTGGACATAGTATTGCTGTTAGGGTTGGAATACACTTTTATTCTCTTAGTTTCCTTTTTTTCGCCTGGGTACATTGGTACTGCCATTAGGCAGGGCCGGCCCTGAGGGGGGGCGGGCGGGGCGGGCGCCCCGGGCCCTCGGAATCAAGGGGCCCCAAGTCCCAGCTAGGTAAGGTAGACGCAACTGCTGCGCCATTAGAGCAGGTCGCGAGTTCTTCTTCTCACGAACGGTTTTGAGCAACGGGGGGACGAAGCgttatgatgtttcctcttgtgaaCTTTAGAATCAAGGCCTATTTCCTTTAGTTAGTTTGggctttattttatttctttagccTGGGCTTCCCTTAGATGAATGGATTAAGATGGACGGGCTGGTTGATTAAAAGCAATGGGACGTACGGAGTATAGTTTCTAGCGTGGCTACACAAGAACGATCCAATCAATGTGGCGCTCTTTTTAAAAGGAAAAATGTAGCATACAATTGACCATTTTTATTCTCGTTGTAGCACACTTCAAGCCGTAGTTAGGAAGAATCTTCTCCGTCT contains:
- the LOC124702488 gene encoding serine/arginine-rich SC35-like splicing factor SCL28, with product MAGYRSRSRSRSYSPRRRYSRSPPRYKHYDDPRDRYRGGGGGGGGGGGGGGGPRRGYDYDRPSAPTGLLVRNISLTARLEDIRGPFEQFGPIKDVYLPRNFHTNELRGFGFVKFRHPEDAAYAKQEMNHQVICGREITIVFAEENRKTPQEMRFRTRSRPMDGNFRRRQSLSRSPRSRRPSYSPGPSPVRQYSRNRSKYSPEGSYSPHARDKRQHRANGRSPSPDGDRRRMSPSNNGHGPPVDRRSPT